One Stenotrophomonas maltophilia DNA window includes the following coding sequences:
- the acpP gene encoding acyl carrier protein — MSTIEERVKKIVVEQLGVKEEEVTNSASFVDDLGADSLDTVELVMALEEEFECEIPDEEAEKISTVQAAIDYVKAHVKA; from the coding sequence ATGAGCACCATCGAAGAACGCGTCAAGAAAATCGTCGTCGAACAGCTTGGCGTCAAGGAAGAAGAAGTCACCAACAGCGCATCGTTCGTCGATGACCTGGGCGCTGACTCGCTGGACACCGTCGAGCTGGTGATGGCCCTGGAAGAAGAATTCGAGTGCGAGATCCCGGACGAAGAAGCCGAGAAGATCAGCACCGTGCAGGCCGCCATCGACTACGTCAAGGCCCACGTCAAGGCCTGA
- a CDS encoding serine/threonine protein phosphatase, whose product MVEPIVIEGQRAWLKQYGKGSRALALGLLNFVARRFHLDALRPPPHRGGDAARETEARRLGELQAQGVNVPDVLGTGHAALVIGDNGNSFNTCLRQADEAGRDRLVMAAMQAIAEAHGRGAYFGQPLPRNLTWDGHQVGFIDFEEDPLEVMDLSEAQARDWLMFGYGVAKYYADRPEQLQAMMAEAMGDAQAPVREHVHAVSGRLRSLARVCMKLGRSARALAHSIFIAHGASTAGVLMLVGLCVDFLADGDLDVLQLFC is encoded by the coding sequence ATGGTTGAGCCCATCGTCATTGAAGGGCAACGCGCCTGGCTGAAGCAGTACGGCAAGGGAAGCCGAGCACTGGCCCTGGGCCTGCTCAATTTTGTTGCCCGCCGTTTCCATCTCGATGCCCTGCGCCCGCCACCGCACCGCGGCGGTGATGCAGCGCGCGAAACCGAAGCCCGTCGTCTGGGGGAACTGCAGGCGCAGGGCGTGAACGTTCCCGACGTGCTGGGCACCGGCCATGCCGCGCTGGTGATCGGCGACAACGGCAATTCGTTCAATACCTGCCTGCGGCAGGCCGATGAGGCCGGTCGCGACCGGCTGGTGATGGCGGCGATGCAGGCCATCGCCGAGGCGCATGGACGCGGTGCCTATTTCGGCCAGCCGCTGCCGCGCAACCTCACCTGGGATGGGCACCAGGTGGGCTTCATCGACTTCGAGGAAGATCCGCTGGAAGTGATGGATCTGTCCGAAGCACAGGCCCGCGACTGGCTGATGTTCGGCTACGGCGTGGCCAAGTACTACGCCGACCGCCCGGAGCAGCTGCAGGCGATGATGGCCGAGGCGATGGGCGATGCCCAGGCGCCGGTGCGCGAGCACGTGCACGCGGTCAGTGGCCGCCTGCGCAGCCTGGCCCGGGTATGCATGAAGCTGGGCCGCTCAGCGCGCGCGCTGGCCCATTCCATCTTCATTGCCCACGGCGCCAGCACGGCGGGCGTACTGATGCTGGTGGGCCTGTGCGTGGATTTCCTCGCCGACGGCGATCTGGACGTCCTGCAGCTGTTCTGCTGA
- the fabF gene encoding beta-ketoacyl-ACP synthase II: protein MKRRVVVTGLGIVSPLGNDLASSWEGITHGRSGIGPLTNVSDAYLDRFTTKIAGEVKGFDITADNELFGKFRVSGKDAKKMDPFIHYGLGASFMALHDSGLEITEANADRMGAIVGAGIGGLLGIEEQTIEFHEGKKISPFYVPKTIINMLPGQLSIITGLKGPSFSAVSACATSNHSIGTAMRMIQYGDADVMVVGGAERGSSPTAVGGFCAMKAMSTRNDAPEQASRPWDKDRDGFVLGDGAGILILEEYEHAKARGAKIYCELAGFGASSDAYHMTAPSENGEGAARCMVMAMKDAGVTPEQVGYLNAHGTSTPLGDLGETMAMKTAFGDHAYKMMVSSTKSMTGHLLGAAGGVEAIFSVMALQDNVIPPTINLQQPGEGCDLDYVPNEARQAKVDVVMSNGFGFGGTNGTLIFKRV, encoded by the coding sequence ATGAAGCGTCGCGTCGTCGTAACCGGCCTGGGTATCGTCTCGCCGTTGGGCAATGATCTGGCCAGCAGCTGGGAAGGCATCACCCATGGTCGTTCGGGCATCGGTCCGCTGACCAACGTTTCTGATGCCTATCTGGATCGGTTCACCACCAAGATTGCAGGTGAGGTCAAGGGATTCGACATCACCGCCGACAATGAACTGTTCGGCAAATTCCGGGTCAGCGGCAAGGATGCCAAGAAGATGGACCCGTTCATCCATTACGGCCTCGGTGCCTCGTTCATGGCCCTGCATGATTCGGGCCTGGAGATCACCGAAGCCAATGCCGATCGCATGGGCGCCATCGTCGGCGCCGGCATCGGCGGCCTGCTCGGCATTGAAGAGCAGACCATCGAGTTCCACGAGGGCAAGAAGATCTCGCCCTTCTACGTGCCCAAGACCATCATCAACATGCTGCCGGGCCAGCTGAGCATCATCACCGGCCTGAAGGGCCCGTCGTTCTCGGCGGTGTCGGCGTGCGCGACCTCGAACCATTCGATCGGTACCGCGATGCGCATGATCCAGTACGGCGATGCTGACGTGATGGTGGTCGGTGGTGCCGAGCGCGGCTCCTCGCCGACCGCGGTGGGCGGCTTCTGCGCGATGAAGGCCATGAGCACCCGCAACGACGCCCCAGAACAGGCCTCGCGCCCGTGGGACAAGGACCGCGACGGCTTCGTGCTGGGCGACGGTGCCGGCATCCTGATCCTGGAAGAGTACGAGCACGCCAAGGCGCGTGGCGCGAAGATCTACTGCGAACTGGCCGGCTTCGGCGCCAGCTCCGACGCGTACCACATGACCGCACCGAGCGAGAACGGCGAAGGCGCCGCGCGCTGCATGGTCATGGCCATGAAGGACGCCGGCGTGACCCCGGAACAGGTGGGTTACCTCAACGCGCACGGCACCTCCACGCCGCTGGGCGATCTGGGTGAGACCATGGCGATGAAGACCGCCTTCGGCGACCACGCCTACAAGATGATGGTCAGCTCCACCAAGTCGATGACCGGCCACCTGCTGGGCGCTGCCGGCGGCGTGGAAGCGATCTTCTCGGTGATGGCGCTGCAGGACAACGTCATCCCGCCGACCATCAACCTGCAGCAGCCGGGCGAAGGCTGCGACCTGGACTACGTGCCCAACGAAGCGCGCCAGGCCAAGGTCGACGTGGTGATGTCCAATGGCTTCGGCTTCGGCGGCACCAACGGCACGCTGATCTTCAAGCGCGTCTGA
- a CDS encoding aminodeoxychorismate synthase component I codes for MTHAPLIHPLPHPVDLLALQQHDPARFPLLMESTASGTAQGRWSLLLAAQGDCLRLDADGRVRDLHDAVQPGTFLQVLDRAWQRERLPHDGSHSLPFRGGWALMLDYEVASQIEPVLPARAREDGRPTALALRCPAAVLHDHHNDASFVIAEAGEDALQDVLVELASAALPEAGQGWQPPQSVGEDVPQGFTDGVRRVIDYLRAGDVFQVNLSRRWSAQFAAPVSPQALYAQLRRANPAPFAGLFSAHGRHVVSSSPERLVSVHAGHAQTRPIAGTRPRFEGDDDAARIQELVGHPKERAEHVMLIDLERNDLGRICLPGTVVVDELMTVESYAHVHHIVSNVSGHLRPEVTPGEVIAATFPGGTITGCPKVRCMQIISELEQVPRGAYTGAFGWLNRDGDLDLNILIRTAEVDGHEVSFRTGAGIVVDSDPGKELDETRAKARGLLRALGQQG; via the coding sequence ATGACCCACGCACCGTTGATCCACCCGCTGCCGCACCCGGTCGATCTGCTGGCCCTGCAGCAGCACGACCCGGCGCGCTTCCCGCTGCTGATGGAATCCACCGCCTCGGGCACCGCTCAGGGCCGCTGGAGCCTGCTGCTGGCCGCGCAGGGCGATTGTCTGCGGCTGGATGCCGATGGCCGGGTGCGTGACTTGCACGACGCCGTGCAGCCCGGCACGTTCCTGCAGGTGCTGGACCGCGCCTGGCAGCGCGAACGCCTGCCGCATGACGGCAGCCACAGCCTGCCGTTCCGCGGCGGCTGGGCGTTGATGCTGGATTACGAAGTGGCCAGCCAGATCGAGCCGGTGCTGCCGGCGCGTGCGCGCGAGGACGGCCGCCCGACCGCGCTGGCCCTGCGCTGCCCGGCGGCGGTGCTGCACGATCACCACAACGACGCCAGCTTCGTCATCGCCGAAGCCGGTGAGGATGCGCTGCAGGATGTGCTGGTGGAACTGGCGTCGGCCGCGCTGCCCGAGGCCGGGCAGGGTTGGCAGCCGCCGCAGTCGGTCGGCGAGGACGTGCCGCAAGGCTTCACCGACGGTGTGCGCCGGGTGATCGACTACCTGCGCGCCGGCGATGTGTTCCAGGTGAACCTGTCGCGGCGCTGGAGCGCGCAGTTTGCCGCACCGGTCAGCCCGCAGGCGCTGTACGCACAGCTGCGCCGCGCCAACCCGGCACCGTTCGCCGGCCTGTTCAGCGCGCACGGCCGCCACGTGGTCAGTTCCTCGCCTGAGCGGCTGGTGTCGGTGCATGCCGGCCACGCGCAGACCCGGCCGATTGCCGGCACCCGCCCGCGCTTCGAAGGCGACGATGATGCCGCGCGCATCCAGGAACTGGTCGGCCATCCCAAGGAGCGTGCCGAGCACGTGATGCTGATCGACCTGGAACGCAACGACCTGGGCCGCATCTGCCTGCCCGGCACCGTGGTGGTCGATGAATTGATGACGGTGGAGAGCTATGCCCACGTGCACCACATCGTCAGCAATGTCAGCGGCCATCTGCGCCCGGAGGTCACGCCCGGCGAGGTGATCGCCGCCACGTTCCCGGGTGGCACCATCACCGGCTGCCCCAAGGTGCGCTGCATGCAGATCATCAGCGAGCTGGAGCAGGTGCCGCGCGGTGCCTATACCGGCGCGTTCGGCTGGCTGAACCGCGATGGCGACCTGGACCTGAACATCCTGATCCGCACCGCCGAAGTGGATGGCCACGAGGTGAGCTTCCGCACCGGCGCCGGCATCGTGGTCGACTCGGACCCGGGCAAGGAACTGGACGAGACTCGCGCCAAGGCCCGCGGCCTGCTGCGCGCGCTGGGCCAGCAGGGCTGA
- the tmk gene encoding dTMP kinase, with translation MSPALLRHPRFVSLEGGEGAGKTTAINAIRDCLRSHGHEVVLTREPGGTPLAERIRGLVLKPDAEIAAEPLSAEAELLLVFAARAQHVRQVIQPALQRGAYVLSDRFTDSSYAYQGGGRGLDPQWIADLERRAVGLLPGLTLLLDVDVAVGRARANGRDLWPDRIESEQDDFFQRVREVFRSRAQQDPQRFALIDAGQVQERVAADVVARVERWLRDGEGA, from the coding sequence ATGAGTCCCGCGCTGCTTCGCCACCCGCGTTTCGTCAGCCTGGAAGGCGGCGAGGGCGCGGGCAAGACCACCGCCATCAATGCCATCCGTGACTGCCTGCGCAGCCACGGCCACGAGGTGGTGCTGACCCGCGAGCCGGGCGGTACACCGCTGGCCGAGCGCATCCGCGGCCTGGTGCTGAAGCCCGATGCCGAGATCGCCGCCGAACCGCTCAGCGCCGAAGCCGAGCTGCTGCTGGTGTTCGCTGCACGCGCGCAGCATGTGCGCCAGGTGATCCAGCCGGCACTGCAGCGCGGCGCCTATGTGCTGAGCGATCGCTTCACCGATTCCAGCTACGCCTACCAGGGCGGTGGCCGTGGCCTCGATCCGCAGTGGATTGCCGACCTGGAACGCCGCGCGGTGGGCCTGCTGCCGGGCCTGACCCTGCTGCTGGACGTGGACGTGGCAGTAGGCCGTGCGCGTGCCAATGGCCGCGACCTGTGGCCGGACCGCATCGAGAGCGAACAGGATGATTTCTTCCAGCGCGTGCGCGAAGTGTTCCGCAGCCGCGCACAGCAGGACCCACAGCGCTTCGCGTTGATCGACGCTGGCCAGGTGCAGGAACGCGTGGCGGCCGACGTGGTCGCGCGTGTCGAGCGCTGGCTGCGGGACGGGGAGGGCGCATGA
- a CDS encoding beta-ketoacyl-ACP synthase III, producing the protein MSKRIYSRIAGTGSYLPEKVLTNADLEKMVETSDEWIQSRTGIRERHIAAEGETTSDLGYNAALRALEAAGIDASQLDMIVVGTTTPDLIFPSTACLIQAKLGVAGCPAFDVNAACSGFVFALGVADKFIRSGDCKHVLVIGTETLTRMVDWNDRTTCVLFGDGAGAVVLKADEDTGILSTHLHADGSKKELLWNPVGVSTGFKDGANGGGTINMKGNDVFKYAVKALDSVVDETLAANGLDKSDLDWLIPHQANLRIIEATAKRLEMSMDQVVVTVDKHGNTSSGSVPLALDAAVRSGKVERGQLLLLEAFGGGFTWGSALLRY; encoded by the coding sequence ATGAGCAAGCGGATCTATTCGAGGATCGCGGGCACCGGTAGCTATTTGCCGGAAAAAGTCCTGACCAACGCCGACCTGGAAAAAATGGTCGAAACCTCGGATGAGTGGATCCAGTCGCGCACCGGAATTCGTGAACGGCACATCGCGGCCGAAGGCGAAACCACCAGCGACCTTGGCTACAACGCCGCCCTGCGCGCGCTTGAAGCCGCAGGCATCGATGCCTCGCAGCTCGACATGATCGTGGTCGGCACGACCACCCCTGATCTCATTTTCCCGTCCACCGCGTGCCTGATCCAGGCCAAGCTCGGTGTGGCCGGGTGCCCCGCCTTCGACGTCAACGCCGCCTGTTCCGGCTTCGTGTTCGCGCTGGGCGTGGCCGACAAATTCATCCGCTCCGGTGACTGCAAGCACGTGCTGGTGATCGGCACTGAAACGCTGACCCGCATGGTCGACTGGAACGATCGCACCACCTGCGTGCTGTTCGGCGATGGCGCCGGCGCTGTCGTGCTCAAGGCCGACGAAGACACCGGCATCCTCAGCACCCACCTGCATGCCGACGGCAGCAAGAAGGAGCTGCTGTGGAACCCGGTCGGCGTCTCGACCGGCTTCAAGGACGGCGCCAATGGTGGTGGCACCATCAACATGAAGGGCAACGACGTGTTCAAGTACGCCGTCAAGGCGCTGGACTCGGTCGTGGACGAGACCCTGGCTGCCAACGGCCTGGACAAGTCCGACCTGGATTGGCTGATTCCGCATCAGGCCAACCTGCGCATCATTGAAGCCACCGCCAAGCGCCTGGAGATGTCGATGGACCAGGTGGTGGTGACGGTCGACAAGCATGGCAACACCTCGTCCGGTTCGGTGCCGCTGGCGCTGGATGCCGCCGTGCGTTCCGGCAAGGTCGAGCGCGGCCAGCTGCTGCTGCTGGAGGCCTTCGGTGGCGGCTTCACGTGGGGTTCGGCCCTGTTGCGCTATTGA
- the fabD gene encoding ACP S-malonyltransferase has protein sequence MTVSTLAFVFPGQGSQSVGMVAELAELHPQVRDAFTEASDGAGVDLWALSQGGPEEMLNRTEYTQPALLAASIGVWRAWNAVGGPRPSVLAGHSLGEYTALVAAGALSLHDGAHLVRLRGQLMQEAAPAGVGAMAAVLGAEDQLVLDVCAEAAGSQVVVPANFNSPGQIVIGGDADAVDRALALLAEKGVRKAVKLAVSVPSHTPLMREAANRLAEVMAGLNWHAPQLPVMQNVDAQVHDGIDAIRTALVQQLYQPVQWTGCVQALAARGITQIAECGPGKVLTGLVKRIDKAIDGRSLATPGDFEGAREAWSA, from the coding sequence GTGACCGTATCCACCCTCGCTTTTGTCTTCCCCGGCCAGGGCTCGCAGTCTGTGGGCATGGTGGCCGAGCTGGCCGAACTGCACCCGCAGGTGCGTGACGCCTTCACCGAGGCATCCGATGGTGCCGGCGTCGACCTGTGGGCGCTGTCCCAGGGCGGCCCGGAGGAAATGCTCAACCGTACCGAATACACCCAGCCGGCCCTGCTGGCCGCAAGCATCGGCGTGTGGCGCGCCTGGAACGCCGTGGGCGGTCCGCGTCCGTCGGTTCTGGCCGGTCACAGTCTGGGCGAGTACACCGCGCTGGTTGCCGCTGGCGCATTGAGCCTGCATGACGGTGCGCACCTGGTGCGCCTGCGCGGTCAGCTGATGCAGGAAGCCGCTCCGGCTGGCGTCGGCGCCATGGCTGCGGTGCTTGGCGCCGAGGACCAGCTGGTGCTGGACGTCTGCGCCGAAGCTGCAGGCAGCCAGGTGGTGGTGCCTGCCAACTTCAACTCGCCCGGCCAGATCGTGATCGGTGGCGATGCCGATGCAGTCGACCGCGCGCTGGCGCTGCTGGCCGAGAAGGGCGTGCGCAAGGCGGTCAAACTGGCTGTCAGCGTGCCCTCGCATACCCCGCTGATGCGCGAAGCCGCCAACCGTCTGGCCGAAGTGATGGCCGGCCTGAACTGGCACGCGCCGCAGCTGCCGGTGATGCAGAACGTCGATGCCCAGGTCCATGACGGTATCGACGCGATCCGCACCGCACTGGTGCAGCAGTTGTACCAGCCGGTGCAGTGGACCGGTTGCGTGCAGGCGCTGGCCGCCCGTGGCATCACCCAGATCGCCGAGTGCGGCCCGGGCAAGGTGCTGACTGGCCTGGTCAAGCGCATCGACAAGGCCATCGATGGCCGTTCACTGGCCACGCCGGGCGACTTCGAAGGCGCCCGCGAGGCATGGTCGGCCTGA
- a CDS encoding DNA polymerase III subunit delta', with the protein MSTFSPWQQRAFDQTVAALDADRLGHGLLICGPAGLGKREVALVLADHVLARGDAAHATRTRRLIAAGTHPDLQLVSFIPNKSGDKLRTEIVIEQVREITDKLALTPQYGVAQVVIVDPADAINRSAANALLKTLEEPQPGRYLWLISSDPARLPQTIRSRCQRLEFKLPPQHEALAWLQQQGHSDASAREALEAARGHPGQADNWLREDGLSLRREVGRELEQLAAGKTGAVELAQKWCGDDNAALRLRFAADLALAQASTDALTTPERLHKLAAWFDAANRTRDLLRTTVRADLAVVELLLAWNKVNERPAARGNR; encoded by the coding sequence ATGAGCACGTTTTCGCCCTGGCAGCAGCGCGCCTTCGATCAGACCGTGGCCGCGCTCGATGCTGACCGGCTCGGCCATGGCCTGTTGATCTGCGGCCCGGCCGGGCTGGGCAAGCGCGAGGTGGCACTGGTGTTGGCCGACCACGTGCTGGCGCGCGGTGATGCCGCGCATGCCACGCGCACGCGCCGACTGATTGCCGCCGGTACCCATCCGGACCTGCAGCTGGTCAGCTTCATTCCGAACAAGAGCGGTGACAAGCTGCGTACCGAGATCGTCATCGAGCAGGTGCGCGAGATCACCGACAAGCTGGCGTTGACCCCACAGTACGGCGTGGCGCAAGTGGTGATCGTGGACCCGGCCGATGCGATCAACCGTTCGGCGGCCAACGCGCTGCTGAAAACCCTGGAAGAGCCGCAGCCCGGTCGCTATCTGTGGCTGATCAGCAGCGACCCGGCGCGCCTGCCACAGACCATCCGCAGCCGTTGCCAGCGCCTGGAATTCAAGCTGCCGCCGCAGCACGAAGCGCTGGCTTGGCTGCAGCAGCAGGGCCATAGCGACGCATCTGCGCGCGAAGCGCTGGAGGCTGCGCGCGGCCATCCCGGCCAGGCCGACAACTGGCTGCGCGAAGATGGCCTGAGCCTGCGCCGTGAGGTAGGTCGCGAGCTGGAACAGCTGGCGGCCGGCAAGACCGGCGCGGTAGAGCTGGCGCAGAAGTGGTGCGGTGATGACAACGCGGCGCTGCGCCTGCGCTTTGCCGCCGACCTGGCGCTGGCCCAGGCCAGCACCGATGCCTTGACCACGCCGGAGCGATTGCACAAGCTTGCAGCCTGGTTCGATGCGGCCAACCGCACCCGCGACCTGCTGCGCACCACAGTGCGTGCAGACCTTGCCGTGGTCGAGTTGCTGCTGGCCTGGAACAAGGTGAACGAGCGGCCCGCCGCAAGGGGAAATCGATGA
- the fabG gene encoding 3-oxoacyl-ACP reductase FabG, protein MSKPLQGEIALVTGASRGIGAAIADLLAAQGATVIGTATTESGAAAIGERLAAHGGHGRALNVTDAAALDAVLADIAKEFGAISILVNNAGITRDNLLMRMKDEDWASIIDTNLTSVFRTSKAVMRGMMKARKGRIINIASVVGVTGNAGQANYAAAKAGIIGFSKSLAKEIGSRGVTVNVVAPGFIDTDMTKALPEEARTALINDIALERLGSPEDIAHAVAFLASPAAGYITGETLHVNGGMYMP, encoded by the coding sequence ATGAGCAAGCCCCTGCAGGGTGAAATCGCACTGGTCACCGGCGCCAGCCGTGGCATTGGTGCCGCCATCGCCGATCTGCTGGCCGCCCAGGGCGCCACCGTGATCGGCACCGCCACCACCGAATCCGGTGCCGCTGCGATCGGTGAGCGCCTGGCCGCCCACGGTGGCCACGGCCGCGCACTGAACGTCACCGACGCTGCCGCGCTGGATGCCGTGCTGGCGGACATCGCCAAGGAATTCGGTGCCATCTCGATCCTGGTCAACAACGCCGGCATCACCCGCGACAATCTGCTGATGCGCATGAAGGACGAGGACTGGGCGTCGATCATCGACACCAACCTGACCAGCGTGTTCCGCACCAGCAAGGCGGTCATGCGCGGCATGATGAAGGCGCGCAAGGGCCGCATCATCAACATCGCATCGGTGGTGGGCGTGACCGGCAATGCCGGCCAGGCCAACTACGCGGCCGCCAAGGCTGGCATCATCGGCTTCAGCAAGTCGCTGGCCAAGGAAATCGGTTCGCGCGGTGTCACCGTCAATGTGGTCGCTCCCGGCTTCATCGACACCGACATGACCAAGGCCTTGCCGGAAGAAGCGCGTACCGCGCTGATCAACGACATCGCCCTCGAACGCCTGGGTTCGCCGGAAGACATCGCCCATGCGGTGGCCTTCCTGGCCAGCCCGGCTGCCGGTTACATCACCGGCGAAACCCTCCATGTGAACGGCGGCATGTACATGCCGTAA
- the mltG gene encoding endolytic transglycosylase MltG, protein MAGAKRGCLFVVTLVVVLAAVVAGAGAWFFYQQTRFADAPITPSAESMVIASGDGMNTVLRKLRDAGVDEGQDTQWQLLARQLDAAGKLKVGEYALSGDLTPRELLLRMRAGKVLQHRVTIIEGWNIRQLRAALKRAEPLLHTTDNLDDAALMQRLGFGGQHPEGRFLPETYVYQRGDSDLDVLKRAHAAMEKALDEAWESRAPDLPINTPYELLTMASIIEKETALASERPQIAGVFMRRLKIGMRLQTDPTVIYGIGAAYDGNIRRRDLTTDTPYNTYTRAGLTPTPIAMPSRDALMAAAQPLSGDALYFVAVGDGSGAHVFSPSLDQHNAAVARYLQQLRQQRTKETPAQ, encoded by the coding sequence ATGGCGGGAGCCAAGCGCGGGTGTCTGTTCGTGGTAACGCTGGTGGTGGTGCTGGCCGCCGTCGTGGCCGGCGCGGGCGCGTGGTTCTTCTACCAGCAGACCCGGTTCGCCGACGCCCCGATCACCCCGTCCGCCGAGAGCATGGTCATCGCCAGCGGCGATGGCATGAACACGGTGCTGCGCAAGCTGCGCGACGCCGGTGTGGACGAGGGCCAGGACACCCAGTGGCAGCTGTTGGCGCGCCAGCTGGATGCCGCCGGCAAGCTGAAGGTGGGTGAGTACGCGCTCAGCGGCGACCTGACCCCGCGCGAGCTGCTGCTGCGCATGCGCGCCGGCAAGGTGCTGCAGCACCGCGTCACCATCATCGAAGGCTGGAACATCCGCCAGCTGCGTGCCGCGCTCAAGCGCGCCGAGCCACTGCTGCACACCACCGACAATCTTGATGACGCCGCGCTGATGCAGCGTCTCGGTTTCGGTGGCCAGCATCCGGAAGGCCGCTTCCTGCCGGAGACCTACGTTTACCAGCGCGGCGACAGCGATCTGGACGTGCTCAAGCGTGCCCACGCCGCGATGGAAAAGGCGCTGGATGAAGCCTGGGAAAGCCGTGCGCCGGACCTGCCGATCAACACGCCGTACGAACTGCTGACGATGGCATCGATCATCGAGAAGGAAACCGCGCTGGCCAGCGAGCGTCCGCAGATTGCCGGTGTGTTCATGCGCCGCCTGAAGATCGGCATGCGCCTGCAGACCGACCCGACCGTGATCTACGGCATCGGCGCCGCGTATGACGGCAACATCCGCCGTCGCGACCTGACCACAGATACGCCCTACAACACCTATACCCGTGCCGGCCTGACCCCGACCCCGATCGCCATGCCCAGCCGCGACGCGCTGATGGCCGCCGCGCAGCCGCTGTCGGGCGACGCGCTGTACTTCGTCGCCGTGGGCGATGGCAGTGGCGCGCACGTGTTCTCGCCCAGCCTGGACCAGCACAACGCCGCAGTGGCCCGCTACCTGCAGCAGCTGCGCCAGCAACGTACCAAGGAGACCCCGGCGCAATGA
- a CDS encoding PilZ domain-containing protein, with product MSASNARQGILSLAVKDKAALYSAYMPFVKNGGIFVPTPKRYFLGDEVFLLLTLPDSSERLPVAGKVIWVTPAGAQGNRTAGIGVQLADGAEGEGVRHKIETLLAGLTSSDKPTHTM from the coding sequence ATGAGTGCCAGCAACGCCCGCCAGGGCATCCTGTCCCTGGCCGTGAAGGACAAAGCCGCGCTGTACAGCGCGTACATGCCGTTCGTGAAGAATGGCGGCATCTTCGTACCCACGCCCAAGCGCTACTTTCTGGGCGACGAGGTGTTCCTGCTGCTGACCCTGCCCGATTCCAGCGAGCGCCTGCCGGTGGCCGGCAAGGTGATCTGGGTGACCCCGGCCGGCGCGCAGGGCAACCGCACCGCCGGCATCGGCGTGCAGCTGGCCGATGGCGCCGAAGGCGAGGGCGTGCGCCACAAGATCGAGACCCTGCTGGCCGGCCTGACCAGTTCGGACAAGCCGACCCACACGATGTGA
- the rpmF gene encoding 50S ribosomal protein L32 — MAVQKSRVTPSRRGMRRAHDALSAKQLSTDPTTGEVHLRHHITADGFYRGKKVIQTKTSAVEED; from the coding sequence ATGGCTGTGCAGAAATCCCGTGTCACCCCGTCCCGCCGCGGCATGCGTCGTGCCCACGACGCCCTGAGCGCCAAGCAGCTGTCGACCGACCCGACCACCGGCGAAGTGCACCTGCGTCACCACATCACTGCCGACGGTTTCTACCGCGGCAAGAAGGTCATCCAGACCAAGACCTCGGCCGTCGAAGAAGATTGA